One genomic window of Ignavibacteriota bacterium includes the following:
- a CDS encoding TonB-dependent receptor — MRLFLLILMLIMILLLQFFTAKSETETIPSQNVKGNVLNQKNLQPVTGATIAILDTKLGTYSKKDGAFLIKDVPVGRHTLRISAVGFEPRIMNIVVTSGRETVINANIIESFVLMEEIIVTANKSSFVPINESVMISATEFTVDDAQRFAGSRMDPARMAQNYAGVLGANDSRNDIIIRGGAPTELLWRVDGLDIPNPNHFATQGATGGPVSAINTMILDNSDFLTGAFPVEYQDRMSGVFDLRTRSGNRDNYEYYGQFGFNGIELGAEGPLPGRKGSFLASYRYSFLGLLEVMGVDFGFAGIPKYQDASFKTDLSASQNHKISLTGLWGTSDINIKESETDDPATGENDIKNGTDFLALALNWNYLISEKVYINTLLGFNYANYRTALDSITVSQEGVVSSLDPWFTSRNSEGFYNLKSTLNYSPDKRNIFKFGLEGRFRFYDFSEERLTPSSDGSFYNLLSDGNTTQYMMFANWNHRFTSEFQINAGILTQYLSLSGKTTFEPRLSAAYKISEISTLNAGFGVHRQSLPLITAMSTESGDNLNFMQSLHYIAGYSVLLADDAFIKVEGYFKDISNAPVNANEATSFSFLNAGANFGSVFTSNALESAGLGKTYGAELSLIKNFTDGYYITATASYVRQEYRGSDRVWRSGAFDNQYIFNILGGYEWVISPTFTLEFAVRYTHAGGAPYTPIDVERSLRDNTTRYIDSEAFSLRNPDYSRFDLRIDFRHNLNNMSIISYFSVENLFVKQNVLMSVWDGSNQEVKQVYQLGFFPIGGVRIEF, encoded by the coding sequence ATGCGTTTGTTCCTGCTGATTTTAATGCTAATTATGATTTTGCTTTTACAATTTTTTACGGCAAAATCTGAAACAGAAACAATTCCTTCGCAAAATGTTAAAGGAAATGTACTCAATCAAAAAAATCTTCAGCCGGTAACCGGTGCTACTATTGCAATACTTGATACTAAACTAGGCACTTACTCTAAAAAAGATGGTGCTTTTTTAATTAAAGATGTTCCTGTTGGCAGGCATACTTTAAGAATCAGCGCTGTGGGATTTGAGCCGAGAATCATGAATATCGTTGTAACAAGCGGACGTGAAACAGTAATAAATGCAAATATTATTGAATCATTTGTTCTTATGGAAGAAATCATCGTAACAGCAAATAAGAGCAGCTTTGTTCCAATTAATGAATCTGTAATGATTTCGGCAACCGAATTCACAGTAGATGACGCTCAAAGATTTGCGGGAAGCAGGATGGACCCCGCACGTATGGCACAAAACTATGCAGGTGTGCTTGGTGCAAACGATAGCCGCAATGACATTATAATTCGTGGTGGCGCCCCCACTGAGTTGCTTTGGCGGGTGGACGGTCTCGACATACCAAATCCCAATCACTTTGCCACACAGGGTGCAACAGGTGGTCCCGTAAGTGCAATTAATACAATGATACTCGACAATAGTGATTTTTTAACCGGAGCTTTTCCGGTTGAGTATCAGGACAGAATGTCAGGAGTATTTGATTTGAGAACCAGAAGCGGAAATCGTGATAATTACGAATACTATGGTCAGTTCGGATTCAATGGTATTGAATTGGGCGCTGAAGGTCCTCTGCCGGGCAGGAAAGGTTCATTTTTGGCAAGTTACAGATATTCATTTCTTGGGCTTCTTGAAGTGATGGGTGTTGATTTTGGTTTCGCCGGAATTCCAAAATATCAGGATGCAAGTTTTAAAACAGACTTATCTGCGTCTCAAAATCATAAGATTTCCCTAACCGGATTATGGGGAACAAGCGATATAAATATTAAAGAGTCCGAAACTGATGACCCCGCAACAGGTGAGAATGACATTAAAAATGGCACTGACTTCCTTGCTCTGGCTTTAAACTGGAATTACCTGATTTCTGAAAAAGTATATATAAATACCCTCTTGGGATTTAATTATGCAAATTACCGTACGGCACTGGATTCAATAACAGTTTCACAGGAGGGGGTAGTATCATCTCTTGACCCATGGTTTACATCCCGAAATTCTGAAGGATTTTACAATTTGAAGTCCACATTAAATTATTCGCCTGATAAAAGAAATATTTTCAAATTTGGTTTGGAGGGCAGGTTCAGATTTTACGATTTTTCAGAGGAAAGACTGACACCAAGCTCAGACGGTAGTTTTTATAATCTTTTATCAGATGGAAATACAACTCAATACATGATGTTTGCTAACTGGAACCACAGATTTACATCAGAGTTTCAGATTAATGCCGGCATACTTACACAATATTTATCACTAAGTGGCAAAACTACTTTCGAACCGAGATTATCAGCCGCTTATAAAATATCAGAAATAAGCACTCTCAATGCGGGTTTTGGAGTTCATCGCCAGTCACTTCCACTCATTACAGCAATGAGTACAGAAAGTGGTGATAATCTTAACTTTATGCAGTCGCTACATTATATAGCCGGATATTCAGTTCTCCTTGCTGATGATGCCTTTATCAAAGTGGAAGGATATTTTAAAGATATTTCCAATGCACCTGTAAATGCCAATGAAGCTACATCATTCTCATTTTTAAATGCGGGAGCAAATTTCGGCAGTGTCTTTACAAGCAATGCTCTTGAAAGTGCGGGACTTGGAAAAACTTATGGTGCTGAGCTTTCATTAATCAAAAATTTCACTGATGGTTATTACATTACTGCAACTGCATCTTATGTAAGGCAGGAATATCGTGGTTCAGACAGAGTCTGGAGGTCGGGCGCCTTTGACAATCAGTATATTTTCAATATTCTTGGTGGTTACGAATGGGTTATTTCTCCGACTTTCACTCTTGAATTTGCAGTTAGATATACTCATGCGGGTGGGGCGCCATATACTCCGATAGATGTTGAGAGGTCTTTGCGGGATAATACTACCAGATATATTGACAGTGAGGCATTTTCACTCCGAAATCCTGATTATTCACGCTTCGACCTTAGAATTGATTTTCGTCACAATTTAAACAATATGTCAATTATCAGTTATTTTTCAGTTGAAAACTTATTTGTAAAGCAAAACGTTCTAATGAGCGTCTGGGACGGCAGCAATCAGGAAGTTAAACAAGTTTATCAGTTAGGTTTCTTTCCAATTGGCGGAGTAAGAATTGAATTTTAA
- the flhB gene encoding flagellar biosynthesis protein FlhB, translated as MAENQDGQEKTEKATTKRLTEGKDKGQVSKSMDITTATILLIGGTGVFLSVGPFVSSYQAFSREIFGNLANVNLNINTIPSVFNNVMFFMASVMIPIMGLVVFLALSAEISQVGFHVAKKKFTEGLNFKKIFNPFPGLKRIFFSKHTMVELVKNFAKVIVLGLVVWSSLASKGPLLVGLLERPFSDVGTSMGALALEVLLKMGAVYIFIAAADFFYQKWKFAEDMKMTKTEVKEEGKQSEGDPKVKAKIRGLMLSRIRKIMLSNVKTADVVITNPTHYAVALAYKQGQMNAPVVVAKGVDFLALKIREIAQLNNVPIVEEPPLARALYSSVKIDQEIPENLFKSVAQVLAYIYALQKKIYPYHKRA; from the coding sequence ATGGCTGAGAATCAAGATGGACAGGAGAAGACGGAGAAAGCCACCACCAAGCGGCTAACAGAAGGTAAAGATAAGGGACAGGTATCCAAAAGTATGGATATTACAACAGCAACAATTTTGCTTATAGGAGGTACGGGAGTCTTTCTTAGTGTAGGTCCATTTGTATCAAGTTATCAGGCATTTTCAAGAGAGATTTTTGGAAATTTAGCTAATGTCAATCTTAATATCAATACAATTCCGAGTGTATTTAATAATGTCATGTTTTTTATGGCAAGTGTAATGATTCCAATAATGGGTTTGGTTGTATTCTTAGCATTATCAGCTGAAATATCTCAGGTAGGGTTTCATGTTGCTAAAAAGAAATTTACCGAAGGGTTGAATTTCAAGAAAATATTTAACCCTTTTCCGGGATTAAAAAGAATTTTCTTTTCAAAACACACAATGGTAGAGTTAGTCAAAAACTTTGCCAAAGTCATTGTTCTTGGGCTTGTTGTTTGGTCTTCCCTTGCAAGTAAAGGACCTCTTTTAGTCGGACTTTTAGAACGACCCTTTTCAGATGTAGGCACTTCAATGGGAGCCTTAGCACTCGAAGTTCTGCTTAAAATGGGAGCTGTTTATATTTTCATTGCCGCTGCAGACTTCTTTTATCAAAAATGGAAGTTTGCAGAAGACATGAAAATGACTAAAACCGAAGTTAAAGAAGAAGGTAAGCAATCTGAAGGTGACCCTAAGGTAAAAGCAAAAATTCGAGGATTGATGCTTTCCCGAATTAGAAAAATCATGTTAAGTAACGTCAAAACCGCTGATGTTGTAATAACCAATCCGACACATTACGCCGTTGCTTTGGCTTATAAGCAGGGACAAATGAATGCCCCTGTTGTTGTAGCCAAAGGTGTTGACTTCCTTGCATTGAAAATCAGAGAAATTGCTCAGCTGAATAATGTTCCGATAGTCGAAGAACCGCCACTTGCCCGAGCACTATACAGCAGTGTGAAAATTGACCAGGAAATACCGGAAAATCTTTTTAAGTCTGTAGCTCAGGTATTGGCTTATATCTATGCACTTCAAAAGAAAATCTATCCATATCACAAAAGAGCTTAG
- a CDS encoding flagellar biosynthetic protein FliR: MDSATLEILTSKFLTGGFIFIRILGMFASAPVFRSTAIKTKVKIMLAAILAMIMTNVFAENQPAIEFELFNVTVIALKEFFFGVLIGYTANLVFFAARFAGGIIDMEMGYNTSTLFDISNVSPTLVGEFKDLIALMLFFLINGHHQLIESLYLSFQIVPISKFSISAVTIQLLVKMVVTVFILAIKFASPVLVALFCSNLSLALLARVAPQTNIFMLSFQVKIAVGLTMLFTMVPLLVYIIKWALQNFQSQTMDIILTLNQSGAV, translated from the coding sequence GACAGTGCTACTCTGGAAATATTAACATCAAAATTTTTGACCGGTGGATTCATCTTCATCAGAATTCTTGGTATGTTTGCATCTGCTCCGGTATTCAGAAGTACTGCTATAAAAACCAAAGTGAAGATAATGCTTGCGGCGATTTTGGCTATGATTATGACAAATGTATTTGCAGAGAATCAGCCTGCAATCGAATTTGAATTATTCAATGTTACTGTTATAGCATTAAAAGAGTTCTTTTTTGGTGTACTTATAGGATATACTGCCAATTTAGTATTTTTCGCTGCGAGGTTTGCTGGAGGTATAATTGATATGGAGATGGGCTATAATACTTCAACACTTTTTGACATATCGAATGTAAGTCCTACTCTTGTAGGTGAATTTAAAGATTTGATTGCACTTATGTTGTTTTTCCTTATAAATGGACATCATCAATTGATTGAATCTCTATATTTAAGTTTTCAGATTGTGCCGATATCTAAATTCAGCATTAGCGCTGTTACGATTCAATTACTTGTCAAGATGGTAGTAACAGTTTTTATACTGGCTATTAAATTTGCTTCACCTGTTCTGGTAGCTCTTTTCTGCTCAAATTTATCGCTTGCATTATTGGCTCGTGTTGCACCACAGACAAATATATTTATGCTTTCATTTCAGGTGAAAATTGCAGTTGGTCTAACTATGCTTTTCACAATGGTGCCATTGCTTGTATATATTATCAAATGGGCATTACAGAATTTCCAGTCTCAAACTATGGATATAATCTTAACTCTAAACCAATCAGGAGCTGTGTAG